A stretch of Lathyrus oleraceus cultivar Zhongwan6 chromosome 6, CAAS_Psat_ZW6_1.0, whole genome shotgun sequence DNA encodes these proteins:
- the LOC127097509 gene encoding transcription factor bHLH118: MFPLQRCNELAIPSSNSLHHHPQNHNISQDLILEDCDSLVVDFSHKKLSSSRPQKDLFYSPGVDTTNHCSNLNSIKDNKKKMIHKEIEKQRRQEMTTLHASLRSLLPLEFIKGKRSISDQMNEGVNYINHLKKNIKELSAKRDELKSHASCRFSIHKNNTTVGIEISTREEGVPLSKLLEQLLKEGLDVVSCFSIQVNGRLLHSMQCEVDNSKSVDLSEIRRKFSKINPSFNCSDQDFK; encoded by the exons ATGTTTCCTTTACAACGATGCAATGAACTGGCAATCCCGTCATCTAATAGTCTCCACCACCACCCACAAAATCACAATATCTCCCAAGATCTGATTCTTGAAGATTGTGATTCTCTTGTTGTTGATTTTTCTCATAAAAAATTGAGTAGCAGCCGGCCACAAAAGGACTTATTTTATTCACCAGGAGTTGATACTACAAATCATTGTAGTAATCTTAATTCTATCAAAGATAATAAGAAGAAAATGATTCATAAGGAGATTGAGAAGCAAAGGAGACAAGAAATGACAACCCTTCATGCTTCCCTTAGATCCCTTCTCCCTCTTGAATTCATCAAG GGAAAACGTTCTATATCTGATCAAATGAATGAGGGAGTGAATTACATAAATCACTTGAAGAAGAATATAAAAGAACTAAGTGCAAAAAGGGATGAACTCAAAAGCCATGCATCATGTAGGTTCAGTATCCACAAGAATAATACAACTGTGGGAATTGAAATTAGTACTAGAGAAGAAGGGGTCCCTCTATCAAAGTTGCTGGAGCAACTGCTAAAAGAGGGACTTGATGTTGTTAGCTGCTTTTCAATTCAAGTTAATGGCAGATTACTCCACAGTATGCAGTGTGAG GTTGACAATTCCAAGAGTGTAGATCTATCTGAGATAAGAAGGAAATTTTCCAAAATTAATCCATCATTTAATTGTTCCGATCAAGATTTTAAATAA